One genomic region from Macaca mulatta isolate MMU2019108-1 chromosome 20, T2T-MMU8v2.0, whole genome shotgun sequence encodes:
- the SYNGR3 gene encoding synaptogyrin-3 isoform X2, producing the protein MAIPRGLSQDLVFSIAVFGPIVNEGYVNTDSGPELRCVFNGNAGACRFGVALGLGAFLACAAFLLLDVRFQQISSVRDRRRAVLLDLGFSGLWSFLWFVGFCFLTNQWQRTAPGPATTQAGDAARAAIAFSFFSILSWVALTVKALQRFRLGTDMSLFATEQLSAGASQAYPGYPVGSGVEGTETYQSPPFTETLDTSPKGYQVPAY; encoded by the exons ATGGCGATCCCACGGGGACTTTCCCAGGATTTG GTGTTCTCCATCGCCGTCTTCGGGCCCATCGTCAACGAGGGCTACGTGAACACCGACAGCGGCCCCGAGCTGCGCTGCGTGTTCAACGGGAATGCGGGCGCCTGCCGCTTCGGCGTCGCGCTGGGCCTCGGAGCCTTCCTCGCCTGCGCCGCCTTCCTGTTGCTCGATGTGCGCTTCCAGCAGATCAGCAGCGTCCGCGACCGCCGGCGCGCTGTGTTGCTGGACCTGGGCTTCTCAG GACTCTGGTCCTTCCTGTGGTTCGTGGGCTTCTGCTTCCTCACCAATCAGTGGCAGCGCACGGCGCCAGGGCCGGCCACGACGCAGGCGGGGGACGCGGCGCGGGCCGCCATCGCCTTCAGCTTCTTCTCCATCCTCAGCTGG GTGGCGCTCACCGTGAAGGCCCTGCAGCGGTTCCGCCTGGGCACCGACATGTCACTCTTCGCCACCGAACAACTGAGCGCTGGGGCGAGCCAGGCCTACCCCGGCTATCCGGTGGGCAGCGGCGTAGAGGGCACCGAGACCTACCAGAGCCCGCCCTTCACCGAGACCCTGGACACCAGCCCCAAAGGGTACCAAGTGCCTGCCTACTAG
- the SYNGR3 gene encoding synaptogyrin-3 isoform X1, with translation MEGASFGAGRAGAALDPVSFARRPQTLLRVASWEALRSDGTLEVNGVIFSAQTLTGVLHRRLRAHRQRGLREHRQRPRAALRVQRECGRLPLRRRAGPRSLPRLRRLPVARCALPADQQRPRPPARCVAGPGLLRTLVLPVVRGLLLPHQSVAAHGARAGHDAGGGRGAGRHRLQLLLHPQLGGAHREGPAAVPPGHRHVTLRHRTTERWGEPGLPRLSGGQRRRGHRDLPEPALHRDPGHQPQRVPSACLLAAGRHRPGLQGHPTNAGPRISGTSLGFFQLSARDRVGGRLGPSGAKRGWTLACPGCPLPSFPSPSAPGPRTKVLRKG, from the exons GAGGCATTGAGATCTGACGGAACCCTAGAGGTCAACGGTGTCATCTTTTCAGCCCAAACACTTACAG GTGTTCTCCATCGCCGTCTTCGGGCCCATCGTCAACGAGGGCTACGTGAACACCGACAGCGGCCCCGAGCTGCGCTGCGTGTTCAACGGGAATGCGGGCGCCTGCCGCTTCGGCGTCGCGCTGGGCCTCGGAGCCTTCCTCGCCTGCGCCGCCTTCCTGTTGCTCGATGTGCGCTTCCAGCAGATCAGCAGCGTCCGCGACCGCCGGCGCGCTGTGTTGCTGGACCTGGGCTTCTCAG GACTCTGGTCCTTCCTGTGGTTCGTGGGCTTCTGCTTCCTCACCAATCAGTGGCAGCGCACGGCGCCAGGGCCGGCCACGACGCAGGCGGGGGACGCGGCGCGGGCCGCCATCGCCTTCAGCTTCTTCTCCATCCTCAGCTGG GTGGCGCTCACCGTGAAGGCCCTGCAGCGGTTCCGCCTGGGCACCGACATGTCACTCTTCGCCACCGAACAACTGAGCGCTGGGGCGAGCCAGGCCTACCCCGGCTATCCGGTGGGCAGCGGCGTAGAGGGCACCGAGACCTACCAGAGCCCGCCCTTCACCGAGACCCTGGACACCAGCCCCAAAGGGTACCAAGTGCCTGCCTACTAGCGGCTGGCAGGCACAGACCAGGGCTCCAAGGCCACCCCACCAACGCAGGCCCCAGGATCTCCGGGACCTCCCTTGGGTTCTTCCAGCTCAGCGCCAGGGACAGAGTGGGTGGCCGCCTTGGGCCATCCGGGGCCAAGAGGGGGTGGACCCTCGCGTGCCCGGGCTGCCCCCTGCCAAGTTTCCCCAGTCCCTCAGCACCTGGCCCCAGGACTAAGGTCCTGAGAAAGGGATAG